In a single window of the Magnolia sinica isolate HGM2019 chromosome 7, MsV1, whole genome shotgun sequence genome:
- the LOC131251196 gene encoding uncharacterized protein LOC131251196 isoform X1 yields the protein MMILKKLKILDLGRYIAFDEYEGIEVAWNQKPRIQSAESEYSILLSFLEISPLFESESQFPLRFHWGHIYWSEESKTNLKQIDLQSNQFTGSVNFLAGLPLSYLQNREPPLTGGEPQYH from the exons ATGAtgatattgaagaaattgaagattttagacttGGGAAG GTACATAGCCTTTGATGAATATGAAGGGATTGAGGTGGCATGGAACCAG AAACCTCGCATTCAATCGGCTGAGTCAGAATATTCCATTCTCCTTAGCTTCCTTGAAATCTCTCCATTATTT GAATCTGAGTCACAATTCCCTCTCCGGTTCCATTGGGGACATATTTACTGGTCTGAAGAATCTAAAACAAATCTAAAACAAAT TGACCTGCAGAGCAACCAATTTACTGGATCAGTTAACTTCCTGGCTGGTCTCCCTCTATCATACCT ACAAAACAGAGAACCTCCGCTCACAGGTGGTGAACCTCAATATCATTGA
- the LOC131251196 gene encoding uncharacterized protein LOC131251196 isoform X2: protein MMILKKLKILDLGRYIAFDEYEGIEVAWNQKPRIQSAESEYSILLSFLEISPLFESESQFPLRFWTVVRRLSFW, encoded by the exons ATGAtgatattgaagaaattgaagattttagacttGGGAAG GTACATAGCCTTTGATGAATATGAAGGGATTGAGGTGGCATGGAACCAG AAACCTCGCATTCAATCGGCTGAGTCAGAATATTCCATTCTCCTTAGCTTCCTTGAAATCTCTCCATTATTT GAATCTGAGTCACAATTCCCTCTCCG GTTCTGGACTGTGGTGAGAAGATTGAGCTTCTGGTAG